The genome window ATACTCGGCCGCCCATTAAGCCAGCGGGCGCAGGAAATCGGTTTTCAGTTTGGATTCACTTTGCTTATCATGTTAATGATTTTCGTGACGTGGAATAACATAGCCGACATCACACGCGGCCCAACGCCTGCACCGCAGGTGGAAAGCGTGTGCCGTCGTTAGCGTCTCTGAGGGGAAGTGAGTGGTCTGCCGTTTTGGTGCCGGGGGGCAACAGACGGTTCGTAAACAGACTGATTGGTGGGGGACAAGCCACCGTGGCGTCACAAATTGCTAGTCTCTAGCAAATTGAACTGCTGTGGTGGGGATCCGGCGTAATAGGGGCAACAAAACAGATGCTTCGCTCGAGCATAATCCGTGGGGTCTGCATGACCCTCGTACTACTCGCGGCCGCGATGACGGTGACCGTCACGGCCGGCGCGATCTATTCAACGGAAGTGTTCGCCCAGGGAGGTGGCGTCGTTCGCGACATAAAAGTCGTGGGCAACCGCCGCATCGAGCCGGAAACCGTCAAATCCTACCTGACCTTCACGGCAGGGCAGCGCTATGACGCTTACAAGGCCGACGAGAGCCTGCGCGCGCTTTTCGCTACTGGTCTTTTCCAGGATGTCCGTATCACCCCTCAGGGGGGCTCGGTTGTTATCGCGGTTGTTGAAAACCCGCTGATCAACCGCGTCGCCTTCGAGGGAAACACCGAGGTCAAGAGCGATACGCTCTCCGCGGAAGTGCAGCTCAAGGCTCGCACAATGTACACGCGGGCCAAGGTTCAGGCGGATGTTCAGCGCGTGCTCGACGTCTATCGTCGCCAAGGCTACTACGCCACCCAAGTTGACGCGCAGATCATCGAACTCGACAACAACCGTATCGACCTCGTTTTCGAAATCCGCGAAGGGCCGGAAACGAAGGTTGTCGGCATCAACTTCATCGGCAATCAGTCGTTCTCGGACACGGAGCTGCGTGGCGTCATCACAACCACCGAATCGAGCTTCCTCGACTTCCTGAAGCCGACCTCCGTTTACGACCCGGACCGTTTCAACCTCGATCGCGAACTTCTCCGCCGCTACTACCTCAAGAACGGCTATGCAGATATGCGCGTGATGTCGGCGGTTGCGGATGTTGATCAGGAGGGCAAAGGCTTCTTCCTGACCTTCACCATCGACGAGGGGCCGCAATATTTCTTCGGCGGTGTGGACGTCGAGTCGACGCTTCCGGCATTCGCTGCAGAAACAGTTCGCGGCAATCTTCTGACAAAGCCGGGCGACGTTTACAACGCCGAGCTGGTTGATCGTACCGCAGAGCGTTTGACGGTGTCGGTTGCCGAGCAGGGCTTCGCCTTCGGGCAGGTTCGTCCGCGCATCGACCGCGATCCGGTGAACCGCACAATCTCCGTGACCTATGTCGTGGAACAGGGTCCGCGCCTATACATCGAGCGCATCAACGTCGTCGGCAACTATCGCACCGAGGATTACGTCATCCGGCGTGAGTTCCGCGTGGCGGAAGGCGACGCTTACAACAAGATCATGGTCGATCAGGCTCGTCTGCGCCTTCTCGCTCTTGGGTTCTTCAAGGACGTAAAGGTCAACAGAGAGCCGGGTTCCGCCCCCGATCGTGTCGTGCTGTCGGTCGTGGTGGAAGAGCAGTCCACCGGCGAGCTTTCCTTCGCCGCGGGTTACTCCTCGGCCGAAGGTCTCCTTGGCGAAGTGTCCTATACCGAGCGTAATCTCCTCGGCACCGGTCAATATCTCCAGGTCAAGGTTACGGGCAGCCAGGTCAGCGGCGGCGCTGAAGTGAGCTGGACAGAGCCTCGCTTCCTCGACCGCAACCTCTCGTTCGGCCTCGACGCCTTCGCTCGCAACTCCGATTACACCTCGTCGTCCTACACCGACGCGGGTTATGCCGACCTCAAGATTGGTGGCAGCGTGCGGTTTGGCTTCGCGCTCATCGACAGCCTCTGGCTCAACACGAACTACACGCTCATGTCGGATGAAGTTTACGATGTGGCTGAAGGTTCGTCGCTCGCCGTGAAGCAGATCGAGGGCACGTCCGTTATTTCGTCGGTCGGCTACTCGCTGATCTACGATACCCGCAACAACCGCAAGAATCCGTCGCGAGGCTTCTACTTCTCCTTCGCGCAGGATGTGGCCGGTGTCGGCGGCGACGTGAACTACATCCGCTCCATCGCAGAAGGTCGTGGCTATTATCCGATCACGAAGCAGATCACCTTCGTCGGTCGCGCCATCGGCGGCAACATCAGCGGCTGGGACGATCAGAACGTCCGTATCGTCGACAGCTTCTTCAAGGGTGGCGAGACGGTCCGCGGCTTCGCGACGGCTGGCTTGGGACCGCGCGACAAGTATACCGACGACCCGGTCGGCGGTAAGAACTTCTGGGCAGCCACGGCTGAAGTCCGCTTCCCGCTGCCCTTCATTCCGGACGATCTCGGCTTCGGCGGTGCTGTGTTCGCGGATGTGGGCTCTGTCTGGGGGTCGGATGCTTCAAAGTACGCTCATCAGTACTGCACGAATGCAGGCAGCAGCACCGGACAATGCGCTCCGGGCAATATAGGAACGTTCGACTCCAACGACATCCGGGCATCGGTCGGCGCCTCGATCCTTTGGAACTCGCCGGTCGGTCCGCTCCGCGCAGACTTTGCCTACGCCTTGGCCAAAGCAAGCTACGACGAAACGCAGGTCTTCCGTTTCGGTGCGGCAACCAAGTTCTGATCGCGTCTTTCGGCCTCGCGCCTTGGAGTTTACGATCGCCTTCAACGATGCTAAGCGGGCACATGCTCGCTTAGCATTTTAATTTTTGGGCCAGCGTCACATGGATCATCCCGGCTTCTGGGCTCCCGCGGGGCCTCACACTCTCTTCGACCTCGTCGCTCATGCGGATGCGACGATTCCGGAAGCGTTCCTGTCTCTCGGCGGGCGTAAGATGGTGGCGATCAGAACGCTCGACGAAGCTGGCCCCGACGACGTTTCCTTCTTCGACAATCGCAAATATCTCGCGGCGCTCAAGGTCACCAGGGCAGGGGCGGTTTTCGTCTCCCAGGCATCGGCCACCCAACTGCCGGAGACATCAGTGCCGCTCGTCGCGCGCGATC of Rhodomicrobium vannielii ATCC 17100 contains these proteins:
- the bamA gene encoding outer membrane protein assembly factor BamA yields the protein MTLVLLAAAMTVTVTAGAIYSTEVFAQGGGVVRDIKVVGNRRIEPETVKSYLTFTAGQRYDAYKADESLRALFATGLFQDVRITPQGGSVVIAVVENPLINRVAFEGNTEVKSDTLSAEVQLKARTMYTRAKVQADVQRVLDVYRRQGYYATQVDAQIIELDNNRIDLVFEIREGPETKVVGINFIGNQSFSDTELRGVITTTESSFLDFLKPTSVYDPDRFNLDRELLRRYYLKNGYADMRVMSAVADVDQEGKGFFLTFTIDEGPQYFFGGVDVESTLPAFAAETVRGNLLTKPGDVYNAELVDRTAERLTVSVAEQGFAFGQVRPRIDRDPVNRTISVTYVVEQGPRLYIERINVVGNYRTEDYVIRREFRVAEGDAYNKIMVDQARLRLLALGFFKDVKVNREPGSAPDRVVLSVVVEEQSTGELSFAAGYSSAEGLLGEVSYTERNLLGTGQYLQVKVTGSQVSGGAEVSWTEPRFLDRNLSFGLDAFARNSDYTSSSYTDAGYADLKIGGSVRFGFALIDSLWLNTNYTLMSDEVYDVAEGSSLAVKQIEGTSVISSVGYSLIYDTRNNRKNPSRGFYFSFAQDVAGVGGDVNYIRSIAEGRGYYPITKQITFVGRAIGGNISGWDDQNVRIVDSFFKGGETVRGFATAGLGPRDKYTDDPVGGKNFWAATAEVRFPLPFIPDDLGFGGAVFADVGSVWGSDASKYAHQYCTNAGSSTGQCAPGNIGTFDSNDIRASVGASILWNSPVGPLRADFAYALAKASYDETQVFRFGAATKF